One stretch of Cryomorphaceae bacterium 1068 DNA includes these proteins:
- the clpB gene encoding ATP-dependent chaperone ClpB, with the protein MDFQKMTIKSQQAIQDAQQLVTEKGQQSIETAHLLRVMLDADKNVIPYLLKKLSVNTDLLEQALDKQIESFPKVSGGQVQLSRSATEAVNRSFTYLKEFGDEFVSLEHLLLAILDGKDSTAQMLKDMGITRKALKQGILELRKGEKVTSASQEDTYNSLDKYAKNLNDLVQNGKLDPVIGRDEEIRRVLQILTRRTKNNPILVGEPGTGKTAIVEGIAHRIVSGDVPENLKDKIVYSLDMAALIAGAKYKGEFEERLKAVVNEVTKAEGQIILFIDEIHTLVGAGGGEGAMDAANILKPALARGELRAVGATTLNEYQKFFEKDKALERRFQKVIVNEPDRESAISILRGIKEKYEAHHKVRIKDSAIISAVELSQRYITDRFLPDKAIDLIDEAASKLRMEINSKPEELDEIERRIMQLEIEREAIKREKDQFKLKGLGEELANLNEKRDQLKAKWEAEKGLVEAIQQEKENIEQLKFEAERAEREGNYGEVAEIRYGKLKEAEERLEESRKLLIDEQSNSKMIKEEVDEEEIADVVSRWTGIPVTKMLESEREKLLNLEDHLHERVVGQEEAVEAVSDAVRRSRSGLQDEKRPIGSFIFMGTTGVGKTELAKALSEYLFNDEHAMTRIDMSEYQERHSVSRLVGAPPGYVGYDEGGQLTEAVRRKPYSVVLLDEIEKAHPDVFNVLLQVLDDGVLTDNKGRKVNFKNTIIIMTSNTGSDIIQQRFDEAKGKMDEKTQEKTKMEVFEMLKASMRPEFLNRIDEIIMFKPLNRKDILEIVKLQIDLLSAKMEHMGIDLTASKEAMEYIAEKGFDPQFGARPVKRLIQKEVLNTLSKQLLAGTIDREEPIVMDVFDGEVVFRKPLKEELEKLIS; encoded by the coding sequence ATGGACTTTCAAAAAATGACAATCAAGTCCCAGCAAGCCATCCAAGATGCTCAGCAACTTGTGACGGAAAAGGGACAGCAAAGCATCGAAACTGCACACCTATTAAGGGTGATGCTCGATGCAGATAAAAACGTAATCCCTTATTTACTTAAGAAACTTTCAGTTAATACAGACCTTTTAGAACAGGCGCTGGACAAACAAATTGAATCATTTCCAAAAGTGAGTGGCGGACAAGTTCAGTTGAGTCGATCGGCTACTGAAGCAGTGAATCGCTCCTTTACATACCTTAAGGAATTCGGAGACGAATTCGTTTCGTTGGAACACCTATTACTTGCCATTCTCGATGGTAAGGACTCGACGGCTCAAATGCTCAAGGATATGGGCATTACAAGAAAGGCTTTGAAACAAGGCATTCTTGAACTCCGAAAAGGTGAAAAGGTAACGTCAGCGAGTCAGGAAGACACATACAATTCTTTGGATAAATACGCCAAGAATCTGAACGATTTGGTTCAAAATGGTAAGCTCGACCCTGTAATCGGTAGAGATGAAGAGATACGTCGGGTGTTGCAAATTTTGACCAGGCGGACCAAAAACAATCCTATATTAGTAGGTGAGCCAGGAACGGGTAAAACAGCCATCGTAGAAGGAATCGCCCACCGAATTGTGAGTGGCGATGTACCTGAAAACTTGAAGGACAAAATTGTTTATAGCTTGGACATGGCTGCACTAATAGCGGGTGCGAAATACAAGGGGGAATTTGAAGAGAGACTCAAAGCTGTGGTGAATGAAGTCACCAAGGCCGAAGGACAAATTATCCTTTTCATTGATGAGATTCACACCCTTGTAGGTGCCGGAGGTGGCGAAGGTGCAATGGATGCTGCAAACATTTTGAAGCCTGCTTTGGCCCGTGGAGAGCTGAGAGCGGTGGGTGCGACTACGCTTAATGAGTACCAGAAGTTCTTTGAAAAAGACAAAGCCTTGGAGCGACGGTTCCAAAAAGTAATCGTGAATGAACCTGATCGTGAATCGGCGATTTCGATATTACGAGGGATCAAAGAAAAGTACGAGGCGCATCATAAAGTGCGGATCAAAGATTCTGCAATCATATCAGCCGTAGAGCTTTCGCAGCGCTACATTACTGATCGATTCTTGCCGGATAAAGCCATCGACTTGATTGACGAGGCTGCTTCAAAGCTCAGAATGGAGATCAATTCCAAGCCTGAAGAGCTCGATGAGATCGAAAGAAGAATCATGCAGCTCGAAATTGAACGAGAAGCGATAAAAAGAGAGAAAGATCAATTTAAGCTGAAAGGCTTAGGCGAAGAATTGGCCAATCTTAATGAGAAACGAGACCAGCTCAAAGCCAAATGGGAAGCTGAGAAAGGATTGGTGGAAGCCATACAACAGGAGAAGGAAAATATTGAGCAACTTAAGTTTGAGGCCGAGAGAGCGGAGCGAGAAGGTAATTACGGAGAGGTAGCCGAAATTCGATACGGAAAGCTGAAAGAAGCCGAAGAGAGGCTGGAAGAATCGAGAAAGCTATTGATCGATGAACAGTCCAATTCTAAGATGATCAAGGAGGAAGTAGACGAAGAAGAAATTGCTGACGTGGTGAGCCGCTGGACGGGAATTCCCGTGACAAAGATGCTTGAAAGCGAACGCGAGAAGCTGCTGAATCTCGAAGACCATTTGCACGAAAGAGTTGTTGGTCAGGAAGAAGCGGTAGAAGCCGTCTCCGATGCAGTTAGAAGGTCTCGCTCGGGACTGCAAGATGAGAAGCGCCCTATTGGATCCTTTATTTTTATGGGAACAACCGGTGTTGGTAAAACCGAATTGGCAAAAGCCTTAAGCGAATACCTCTTTAACGACGAGCATGCCATGACGCGAATCGATATGAGCGAATACCAAGAGCGGCACAGCGTGAGTCGATTGGTGGGAGCTCCTCCGGGATATGTAGGGTACGATGAGGGCGGACAGCTTACCGAAGCGGTTAGAAGAAAACCCTACAGTGTAGTACTTCTAGATGAGATTGAGAAAGCTCACCCCGATGTGTTTAACGTGCTGCTACAAGTATTGGATGATGGTGTATTGACCGATAACAAAGGAAGAAAGGTGAACTTTAAGAACACCATCATCATTATGACTTCTAATACGGGATCTGATATCATTCAGCAGCGATTTGACGAAGCAAAAGGAAAAATGGATGAGAAGACGCAAGAAAAGACCAAGATGGAGGTTTTTGAAATGCTCAAGGCTTCCATGCGACCTGAGTTCTTAAACAGAATAGATGAGATAATTATGTTCAAGCCACTCAACAGGAAGGATATTTTGGAGATCGTTAAGCTTCAAATTGATCTTCTCTCGGCAAAAATGGAGCATATGGGAATCGATCTCACGGCCTCAAAAGAAGCTATGGAGTATATCGCGGAAAAAGGT